In a genomic window of Methylovirgula sp. 4M-Z18:
- the ccrA gene encoding crotonyl-CoA carboxylase/reductase — protein sequence MSDVTAGQTASELKDLYEIGEIPPLGHVPKQMYAWAIRKERHGPPEESMQIEVVPTWELDSHDVLVLVMAAGVNYNGVWAALGQPISVLDVHRQPYHIAGSDAAGVVWAVGSKVKRWKVGDEVVVHCNQDDGDDEECNGGDPMFSASQRIWGYETPDGSFAQFCRVQDRQLMERPKHLSWEESASYTLTLATAYRMLFGHEPHRLKPGDNVLVWGASGGLGVFGVQLCAAAGANAIGIISDESKRDYVLSLGAKGVINRKDFKCWGQMPKVNSAEYNEWTKEARKFGKAIWDITGKKDVDTVFEHPGEQTFPVSCLVVKRGGMVVFCAGTTGFNLTFDARYVWMRQKRIQGSHFAHLKQAAAANKFVLDRRVDPCMSEVFTWAQIPAAHTKMWKNLHAPGNMAVLVNASRPGLKTLDDVIEASHEATAVTG from the coding sequence ATGTCGGATGTAACTGCCGGGCAGACCGCCTCAGAGCTCAAGGATCTGTATGAAATCGGCGAGATTCCACCGCTCGGCCATGTGCCGAAACAGATGTATGCCTGGGCCATCCGCAAAGAGCGGCACGGGCCGCCGGAAGAATCCATGCAGATCGAAGTGGTGCCGACCTGGGAGCTCGACAGCCACGACGTTCTGGTTCTCGTGATGGCGGCGGGTGTCAATTACAATGGCGTTTGGGCGGCGCTCGGCCAGCCGATTTCGGTGCTGGATGTGCATAGGCAGCCCTATCATATCGCCGGCTCGGATGCCGCCGGTGTCGTCTGGGCGGTCGGCTCCAAGGTAAAGCGCTGGAAGGTTGGCGACGAGGTCGTCGTCCATTGCAACCAGGACGACGGCGACGACGAGGAATGCAACGGCGGCGACCCGATGTTCTCGGCCAGCCAGCGCATCTGGGGCTATGAAACGCCGGACGGATCCTTTGCCCAATTCTGCCGGGTGCAGGACCGCCAGTTGATGGAGCGCCCGAAACATCTCTCCTGGGAGGAAAGCGCGAGCTACACGCTCACCCTTGCCACCGCCTATCGCATGCTGTTCGGCCACGAGCCGCACCGCCTGAAGCCGGGCGACAATGTGCTGGTCTGGGGCGCCTCGGGCGGGCTGGGCGTGTTCGGCGTGCAGCTTTGCGCGGCGGCGGGCGCCAATGCGATCGGCATCATCTCGGACGAGTCGAAGCGCGACTATGTGCTCTCGCTCGGCGCCAAGGGCGTGATCAACCGCAAGGATTTCAAATGCTGGGGCCAGATGCCCAAGGTCAACAGCGCCGAATATAACGAATGGACCAAGGAAGCGCGCAAATTCGGCAAGGCGATCTGGGACATTACCGGCAAGAAGGATGTCGACACCGTGTTCGAACACCCGGGCGAGCAGACCTTTCCGGTCTCGTGCCTGGTGGTGAAGCGCGGCGGCATGGTGGTATTCTGCGCCGGCACGACCGGCTTCAACCTCACCTTCGACGCGCGCTATGTATGGATGCGGCAAAAGCGCATTCAGGGCTCGCATTTCGCCCATCTGAAACAGGCGGCGGCGGCCAACAAATTCGTCCTCGACCGCCGCGTCGACCCCTGCATGTCGGAAGTCTTCACCTGGGCACAGATTCCGGCGGCCCATACCAAGATGTGGAAGAACCTGCACGCGCCGGGCAACATGGCGGTGCTGGTGAATGCGTCGCGGCCGGGGCTGAAGACGCTGGACGACGTGATCGAGGCAAGCCACGAGGCCACCGCCGTTACTGGCTAA
- the leuB gene encoding 3-isopropylmalate dehydrogenase, with product MTTYKLLLLPGDGIGPEVMNEVQKVADLLGQAGVAKFETETGLVGGSAYDAHGKAISEADMGLAMAADAVLFGAVGGPKWADVPYDVRPEAGLLRLRKDMQLFANLRPAICYPALADASSLKREVIEGLDIMIVRELTGGVYFGEPKEIIDLGNGQKRGIDTQIYDTYEIERIGRVAFELARKRNNKVTSSEKHNVMKSGVLWREVITALHKRDYADVTLEHQLADALGMQLVRWPKQFDVIVTDNLFGDMLSDVAAMLTGSLGMLPSASLGEADAKTGARKALYEPVHGSAPDIAGKGIANPIAMIGSLAMCLRYSFGLGDAADKIEKAIANVLAHGLRTADIRGDARSIISTEQMGEAIREELQKLVA from the coding sequence ATGACCACCTACAAGCTGCTCTTGCTCCCCGGCGACGGCATTGGCCCCGAAGTGATGAACGAAGTGCAGAAGGTGGCCGACCTACTCGGGCAGGCCGGGGTAGCGAAATTCGAGACCGAGACAGGGCTCGTCGGCGGCAGCGCCTATGACGCCCATGGCAAGGCGATTTCGGAGGCCGATATGGGCCTCGCCATGGCGGCCGACGCGGTGCTGTTCGGCGCGGTCGGCGGCCCGAAATGGGCGGACGTGCCTTACGATGTGCGCCCCGAAGCCGGCCTGCTGCGCCTGCGCAAGGACATGCAGCTTTTCGCCAATCTGCGCCCCGCCATCTGCTATCCGGCCCTCGCGGATGCGTCGTCGCTGAAGCGCGAGGTGATCGAAGGGCTCGACATCATGATCGTGCGCGAGCTCACCGGCGGCGTCTATTTCGGCGAGCCGAAGGAGATCATCGATCTCGGCAACGGCCAGAAGCGCGGCATCGACACCCAGATTTACGACACCTATGAGATCGAGCGCATCGGTCGCGTCGCCTTCGAACTCGCGCGCAAGCGCAACAACAAGGTCACCTCGTCCGAAAAGCACAATGTGATGAAATCCGGCGTGTTGTGGCGCGAGGTCATCACCGCCCTGCACAAGCGCGATTACGCCGACGTGACGCTCGAACATCAGCTTGCCGACGCGCTCGGCATGCAGCTCGTGCGTTGGCCCAAGCAGTTCGACGTGATCGTTACCGACAATCTGTTCGGCGACATGCTGTCGGACGTCGCCGCCATGCTCACTGGCTCGCTCGGCATGCTGCCCTCCGCCTCGCTTGGCGAGGCCGATGCCAAGACCGGCGCGCGCAAGGCGCTGTATGAGCCGGTGCACGGCTCGGCACCCGACATTGCCGGCAAGGGCATCGCCAATCCGATCGCCATGATCGGAAGCTTAGCCATGTGCCTGCGCTATTCGTTCGGATTGGGCGACGCCGCCGACAAGATCGAAAAGGCCATCGCCAACGTGCTTGCCCACGGCCTGCGCACGGCGGACATCCGCGGCGATGCGCGCAGCATCATCTCGACGGAGCAAATGGGCGAGGCGATCCGCGAGGAATTACAGAAACTGGTGGCGTAA
- a CDS encoding DUF1697 domain-containing protein, producing the protein MDTWIALFRGINVGGNNLLPMKALAVLVTDLGGRDVTTYIQSGNVVFRGTGDAAAWSKRIGAAVEKAHGFRPAVLMLRTADLDAAIKANPFPMDNEDPKALHLVFLAAAPAKLDRAGFDALKVGREAYALHGNVFYFFAPDGIGRSKLGAKMGKLLGQGTARNWRTVLQLQEMAHAAETSA; encoded by the coding sequence ATGGACACATGGATCGCCCTCTTTCGCGGCATCAATGTCGGCGGCAACAATCTGCTGCCGATGAAGGCGCTTGCGGTGCTCGTCACGGACCTCGGTGGCCGCGACGTGACAACCTATATTCAGAGCGGCAATGTGGTGTTTCGGGGCACAGGCGATGCAGCCGCCTGGTCGAAGCGGATCGGTGCGGCGGTCGAGAAGGCGCATGGTTTCCGCCCGGCGGTGTTGATGCTGCGCACGGCCGATCTCGATGCCGCGATCAAAGCCAATCCGTTTCCGATGGACAACGAAGACCCGAAGGCGCTGCATCTCGTCTTCCTCGCTGCGGCGCCCGCCAAACTCGACCGTGCCGGGTTCGACGCCTTGAAAGTCGGGCGCGAAGCCTATGCGCTGCACGGCAACGTGTTTTATTTCTTCGCGCCGGACGGCATCGGCCGCTCGAAACTCGGCGCCAAGATGGGCAAGCTCTTGGGCCAGGGCACAGCGCGCAATTGGCGCACCGTCTTGCAATTGCAAGAGATGGCGCACGCGGCGGAGACGAGCGCATGA
- a CDS encoding NUDIX domain-containing protein codes for MNEPKLLRVRLLTWAMHLVFRFSRGMTLGVRAVVLDAEGRVFLVRHSYVPGWHFPGGGVEIGESLTDALAKELREEGNIELTGPAKLHNVYYNRQTSKRDHVALYVVHHFRQTAPRRADAEIVEAGFFARNALPQGTTKATLRRLAEVLDGAKAERLW; via the coding sequence ATGAATGAGCCGAAACTGTTGCGCGTTCGGCTTTTGACGTGGGCCATGCATCTCGTTTTCCGGTTCAGCCGCGGCATGACGCTGGGCGTGCGCGCCGTGGTGCTCGACGCCGAGGGCCGCGTCTTCCTGGTGCGCCATTCCTATGTGCCCGGTTGGCACTTCCCCGGCGGCGGCGTCGAGATCGGTGAGTCCTTGACCGACGCGCTCGCCAAAGAGCTGCGGGAGGAAGGCAATATCGAGCTCACCGGGCCGGCCAAGTTGCACAACGTCTATTACAACCGGCAAACGTCGAAGCGCGATCATGTCGCGCTCTATGTAGTGCATCATTTCCGCCAAACCGCGCCGCGCCGCGCCGACGCCGAGATCGTGGAAGCGGGCTTCTTCGCGCGCAACGCGCTGCCGCAAGGCACGACGAAGGCGACCTTGCGACGCTTGGCGGAAGTGCTGGATGGGGCGAAGGCGGAGCGGTTGTGGTGA
- a CDS encoding GNAT family N-acetyltransferase, producing the protein MTSLPLVIMPEKPGDAAAIEKLNERAFGPGRFARTAYRLREGVPPDLDLSFVALVSSLLVGANRMTPITCGGTPALLLGPLTVDPAFQSQGIGLALVNRSLDAARAAGHRLVILVGDAPYYARMGFTPVPFGQITLPGPVDPARLLYCELVDGAFADVRGMVASGATVPA; encoded by the coding sequence ATGACCAGTCTGCCGCTTGTGATCATGCCCGAAAAGCCGGGCGATGCTGCCGCCATCGAGAAATTGAACGAACGGGCTTTCGGCCCCGGCCGCTTCGCGCGCACCGCCTATCGGCTGCGCGAGGGCGTGCCGCCCGATCTGGATTTGTCTTTTGTCGCGCTCGTGAGTTCGTTGCTCGTCGGAGCAAACCGGATGACGCCGATCACCTGCGGTGGCACGCCGGCGCTGTTGCTCGGACCGCTCACCGTCGATCCGGCATTTCAATCCCAAGGCATCGGCCTTGCGCTCGTCAACCGCTCGCTCGATGCGGCGCGGGCCGCGGGACACAGACTGGTCATTCTTGTCGGCGACGCGCCCTATTATGCGCGCATGGGCTTCACGCCCGTGCCGTTCGGACAGATCACGCTGCCCGGGCCGGTCGATCCCGCTCGCTTGCTCTATTGCGAGCTCGTGGACGGCGCCTTTGCCGATGTCCGCGGCATGGTCGCGAGCGGCGCCACCGTTCCCGCTTGA